GGCACTTAGGATGGTACCAACATTCATGACGTTGGAGCACTGTGCCAGACCCAGAGCGAACAGCTCATTCCAGCAGGCTTTCATTAAGTTAATGTCGTTGTCTTGACcgctgtaaaataaaataatagtaattcAATTTTGCTACAGAGAACTGTGTGGTGGTTTTAGGTAAAGCTCTCTTAGTTCTCATTTTATGAAATACATGTTAAAGTtcaatgctttatttttaaaaagttgttatGAAACATTGAAAAATCTTGTGACGAAGGCTTACCCAAGGGTCTGAAAGGCAGGGATGGAGCGTGCCCAGTGCATAGAGAGAAAAAGTAGCCGGGATGCTGACTCACAGATGTAGTTGACATTGAGGTACTCTGGCACAGGCAAAGGCATCATAAGCTGTAGGAACAAATTGTAGAGTAAATAAAGAACTCATGACTTCAaggtttttatgaaaaatgtattcaaatgtgtAACTCAGTAAAACATAAGCAGGAGTTTTGGTCTCTGTTAGATTTTATCATTAGCGTAGAAGTCCATTGCTTACCTTGAAAGGGAAGTGGCTGTCAGAGAGTATGGGTCCCTCCAACTCTACCACCGGACCTGACTGGTCCCCTGACATCAGCTGCATTGTGGCCTCCAAGGAGTCTCCCGCTGGGCCATCACCAGGGTGCAGGACTTTGGCCAGGGTGTCAAAAGCTCTAATTGTACACAAAAATATGAACACTAAAAAGTTAACATTAAAAGAGCCATGTTTTGTGTTAGTCATCTATTATAATGGAGcttacacagaaacagaaaaaatatgatatgaCTCAAAGCAGCACTATAGTGCACCCTTGACATATGGTTATTTTTTGATTGACTATGGTTGGATCAAATTAAGTCCTTTAGAGTGGATACCGAAACCACATGGCCCTGCAGGAAATTCTATTAAAGGTTTGTGacgtacaaaaaaacaaaaaaaaaacagcctctggGTTTCTTTCTAGCGTCAATCCCTAGTATATGTATCAACTTCTTCAGAAACACTCCTGGTTAGTATCAAAGCCTCTTGATTCTTTATGACATCTCCCTCACCGAGTGATATCACTTGCACTTTGCTCATCTCCTTGCATGTCCGTCATCGAGCTGTCCCCGTTGCTAAGCGTTTCATCTCCCATCATGTCATTGCCGTCACTTGCCTCCCTGGCTTTGTTGAGGTGGGCGAGGGACGTCACTACATTAGCCAGCGTGCCGAGGTCGCCTTGAGAGGGGTCAACCTGCTGAACGGGTAGCAGtcattaagatgttttttttttcttttgcagtgcTCTGTCTAGTGTTGACAAAACATTTGTGCTCATCACTGAACTATTTCAAggaagaataacaaaaacagaaatgatggGATACATGCAGCTTTAATGAACAAGCAGTTATTCCTTTCTTATTTATAAGTTACAAAGctgatgtatttataaaaaaaaaaaatatgctcaGGGGCTTTATTATTTAAGAATGGCTTGGTAGGATTTCaattaaatgtgtcatttggCTGCATCAGTGTTACCTTGTCAGGGGATGCTGGTATCAAGATGGTGTTTTCCATCTTAGAGAAGGGTTGTTGGATGTTGAGCAACATGCTTGACTCAAGCAAACTTGTAGACCTGAAGGTAGAGATTTAACATTGCATTATTTAATATAGAACCATGCAATGTGATTAAGTCACTACTCAAACTCTTCAGTCAGTTTATAAATTACACATGTGCAATCTAAATTTGTTTCAACAAAACCCATCTTTCTTCCATTTTAATCTCATACTGatcaaataaagacaagaaTGTGTCAAAGAGGCTGATGTTGTATTGGACTACATTATGTTGAGGTGTTTCTAGTTTCCGTGGAGTACATAACTGGTGAGGAAAACAATATAAGAAACAAGTTTCAATATGATGCAGTCCAATAGAACACAGAAGAGTTTCTataattaaacaaagatataacACAAAGATATTGTTTACATCAGGGCTATTTATTGTGTAATATTAGACTGTACAGGTGCATCTTATAAACTGGTGaatttgtgtattatttttattttgtaaagtggCTGTACCTAGCAGTTTCTTTGTCAGACATAAAAGTGGGTGTGGCAGCCAGAGGACTACACAGGTTTTTGCGGATGTAGATTTTCTCAGTGGAGGCTGCACAGTTGACAGATTTCTCCCTTGTGGTCACTTCGACAGGTTTCCTCTCACACTGCACAGCTAGATAGGACAAAACAAAGGCATCAGTCCTCATGTAAGTGAGTCCTAAATGACACATCTACAACTGtatatatagaatatcacaCTCTCTTACAATCCTGTTTCATGCCCAGAGATATGCAGCGCTGCAGTCGACAGTACTGGCAGCGGTTTCGGTGGAGTTTGTTGATGGCACACTCTCCGGAGCCCCTGCATGTGTACACGAGGTTCTTTCTTATGCTGCGTTTGAAGAAGCCCTTACAGCCCTCACAGCTGACAGCTCCGTAATGACGCcctgagagaggaaagagaaaacaggatCAGGTTAGCTAATGCTTGCTCAAATCTGttacttaaaaataatgttaaatcaAATTCAACTTAATTCAATACCTGAGGCCTTGTCCCCACAGACAACGCAGTATTCCACAACCGGCTTCCCAATGGACTGGTCTGACCCTTCAGTCACGAACTGAAAAACAACCCGAGACAATGGAATCACTTAATACAGCAAACACTGCAATAAGTTAAGACTGACACTAAACATGTTCATGCTTCGGTCATAAGACTTTTAAGTAATTTGCTTATAAAAGCGTCTGAAAGAGGGGACTAATATCCTCCGGTCATACCTGAATCTGCTGCCCAGACAGATCGTGGGAGGCAAACAACAGCTGGTTTACCCCAGAGCCGTCTGGACTGGTGAGGATGACCTTGTTGGGTGAACCTTCCTGCTTGGCCAGGATCACCTTCCCACCAGGGGAATAGTCGGCATTTGCTAGGATAAACTGCTGCTTTCCAGGGGAAGATGGCTCAAGTGCTGTGACGATCTGGATCTTCTGGCCAGTCTGCTGATCAGTTACAATctagtagaaaaaaagaaaagaaaaaaacacgagTTAGTGCTGACTGTATtcacacacaatttaaaaaacaagagcaTGTTCTAGTGGTGGACAGGATGTCACATCACCTGGATTCTGTGTCCTAATGCCATGTTGCTGTCTGCTGACACAAGTTGAATCCTTTGAGTCTGTCCATCCATTCTGATTTCCTACGCACCTTCTTATACTGGTCTTCACATTAGTGCCCCATGAGGCGTGCACACCTGTAGAGAGAGGATATGTTTTACTTTGAGTCTTATCATAGCAAACTTTAGGTCATGTATGGAAATACCATCAAGGATGAGGCTGACTGTACTCTGTCATTTTCTAACTGCCATCAAGTCTGATGTATAATACTTCTAAATACTTTCCAATCTCAACCAGGTCATTAATCATATCCCATTTTTTAAAGGATGCATAATTTCCTGCAACAGCTTGGCGCTGTAGCTTTTAGCAAATGTTTAACAGAAGTAAAGTGTGCTTTTTTGGGAGGTGATTTTATGCAGATGTGTACACATTAGATATTCTACTAAGTATTTACAGAAGCAGCTTGATGAATGTGAAATTGtcacaaaataaactacagtgccccATGTTTAAGGTTAAGCAAagacatgtcacccagtgcaactgTGGGGCTTATGTATGCAACAGTGGAGGTCTATGATGTGGAGGAATAAGCTCCACACCTaagtttgttttggtctttcaTGGAAacttgttgacaataagaaagcTATAGAATATAACCAGCCTAATCCTTTCATAAACGTTTGGGTTCAGTGTGTAATTTAGACcccataaaacaaataatttaacttttacCACGTTTAAATAGCATGATTTATAAACTCATGTATGTTGAGGTACCCGGAGGtctgattttaattattttacatttgatacACTGTATCATAGCTCAGAGCTGTTATTAAGACATCCActaagccctttttgctttcttgctttgcaggtttccatgaatcgttgtggtacctggacagtagtcgtgcctcctgctgtgagccggctgacacccactgctacttcgattattattattagtcacattactattacatAATTagaattctactataataattgctgctgttattataagtagtcttaattttttttcctctgttactctgcttactactcttattatatgaataatttatgtcatatacattgaatgcgTTGTATCCcggttatgttgttcattctgtacacatgacatgtattgcattctgtccatcctgggagaaggatccctcctctgtcgctctcccagaggttccttccttttttctccctgttaaaggttttttttaggggagtttttcctgtgccgatgtgagggttctgggTCAGAGGATGTCGcctgtgtacagattgtaaagccctctgaggcaaatttgtaattctgggctatacaaaataaactgaattgaattgaactaaGAACAAGTTCGTTTTAGAAACACTTAGTTACAACTAACGCTCCTCGTATCCCTCATGTTTACTAATTGAACGGCACCTTTCCCTTTAGCTAAAAGAGATTCCTGGCCAAGACATGCTTGATATTTCTAAACGTGTTAACAGGTAATGTAGAACATCTGCTTCCTGAAAGAAGTGCTACCccgagccttccacttagcacttaatgtattcatattagtctgttgcacttattgtattcatattagttcgtagcacttattgtattcatattagttcgttgcacttattgtattcgtattagtttgttgcacttattgcatttgtattagtttgttgcacttattgtattcatattagtttgtttctgtacttttgctctggtttatgcttttagatgcttgtttaaaaaaggagatgtacttatgacttctggtgactagtagttctcttgaatacacttattgtaagtctctttggataaaagcgtcttctaaatgactgtaatgtactgtaatgcaCTGTAACTAGTTAGTCTGTGGCCTACACTAACCAACCCATCCGGCGCCACCTCGAAACTGTGCCTCTGGTAGCCTTAATATAAAAACACGGCTTAATATCTCTGTCGAGTCTCAACGGACGAGCTGTGAACCCTGCAGCAGCGACACACACGAGTTCCGGACGTCCAGCTGTTTCAAATCGATACGGAAGATAAAGGTATTTCTTTTCCTGTGGGTGAAAGGTCAACATTGAAGGGTTAAAGCACGCGAGGGTTCCGGGCCCACGCTGCCGACTCAAACGGCGGGACTTCGGCTCAGACAACGAGGCTAAAACCGACATTAAATACCGCTCTGAACCCTCCACAactcaacaacacacacacggacgAACCCACCCGACGAGCTGTGCTCTCACCCGGACTTCATGCAACGCCGTCGCGGTTTAATTCAGCGGAAGGCTAATTAGCAACGCTAGCTACGCAGCTAACATCGGCTAACGCGGCTAGGCTAGTCTGCTAACTAGCCTAGCTGCGTTAGCCGATtagctacatgctaacatgcaatCTTTATTCTATTTACAATGCCAGCTGTGCCgtcgcatacacacacacacacacgcacgcacacactttGATTGCATACTTGCCTAATGTGTCTTCTAAACGCTGAGCTCCGGacgagctaggctagctgttagctctgttagctctgttagctagCGGGTAATGGCTGCTCCTCTGCCGTGGACGCACCGCTACTGAGCGCTCCCTCCCTTCCTGCGCTGCTCGCCACTCGTGTCTCGCTCGTTAGACCTCGTGTGCGTCCCCGTTAGTAAACACATCTTACCTGACAAGGAGCTGTAGAGCCAGCTAGTGTATAGTCtccaatatattaatatattaagtGTTTGTTTCAGATGGTGGGAGGGTCAGAGTTcgtgaccttttttttcatcaataaaCGATTTACGCGCATGCGCAGTTCGGCAGCCGTGGCTAGTAGCctgcaccagtgtgtgtgtgtgatcacagAGAGTGTGTTATTGAGTTGTTTTATTGACAATTCTGCATATCACATTAGTCAGAGCAAACACACAATGTTGTGCTGAAGTGCAACTACTGGTACATAGTAATTCAAACTTATTCAGACTAATTAGATGATTTTTTACAAAGGATTTACTTTATTATTGGATTGTAAAGTTATgcatttagattattattattattatattcctttattgatccccatgggggaaattcgagtgttgcagcagctcaactacacagacacagacaataaatacacatactatacaaatatAGATGTCTGAGAAGTCATTTTATTGACAATTCTGCTTATAACATTAGTCAGAGCAAACACACAATGTTGTGCTGAAGTGCAACTACTGGTACATAACAGTTTACATAGTAATTCAAACTTATTCAGACTAATTAGATGATTTTTACAAAGGATTTACTTTATTATTGGATTGTAAAGTTATGCATTTAGATGTCTGAGAAGTCATTTTATTGACAATTCTGCATATCACATTAGTCAGAGCAAACACACAATGTTGTGCTGAAGTGCAACTACTGGTACATAACAGTTTACATAGTAATTAAACTTAAGACTAATTATTCAGACTAATTAGATGATTTTGTCTGAAAGGATTTACTTTATTATTGGATTGTAAAGTTATGCATTTAGATGTCTGAGAAGTCATTTTATTGACAATTCTGCATATAACATTAGTCAGAGCAAACACAATGTTGTGCTGAAGTGCAACTACTGGTACATAACAGTTTACAAAGTAATTAAAACTTTACAAAGGATTTACTTTATCATTGGATTGTAAAGTTATGCATTTagatgtcttcatttttttaagatcaacaatataataataataataataataaagcctttattggtcccacaatggggaaattacaattctctgcatttaacccatcccagaggagcatgGGTTAATGAACATCAGCCTACACTCGAAATGCTTTTTAGTTCCAGTACAATgagtatttatgtaaatatgttccCGTTTGCGTACAATTGCGTTTCCTCCATTTAATATGCAGCCAATTTCTTTGTTCCCCTCCAGTTGGCCATAACAGAAAGAacagtaaaacaacaatttattaCAGTTacacaatttaaataataaaagagagaTTCATGGTGATTAGatgacatttaatttacaattttctttatttacagaagACACATGTGTAGGTACATAATATATACAACCGGTTGAGTTACTTAAGTGCAATACCCATAATTGTACGGTTAATGGTCCAAACAGTGGAAATCCCCTGAAAACTCTTAAAATAGACTCGGAGTCACAGAAAGAATAATAATGTCAGGTGAAAGTTTCTTACACAAGCATGAT
This is a stretch of genomic DNA from Anoplopoma fimbria isolate UVic2021 breed Golden Eagle Sablefish chromosome 19, Afim_UVic_2022, whole genome shotgun sequence. It encodes these proteins:
- the nr2c1 gene encoding nuclear receptor subfamily 2 group C member 1 isoform X1, with the protein product MDGQTQRIQLVSADSNMALGHRIQIVTDQQTGQKIQIVTALEPSSPGKQQFILANADYSPGGKVILAKQEGSPNKVILTSPDGSGVNQLLFASHDLSGQQIQFVTEGSDQSIGKPVVEYCVVCGDKASGRHYGAVSCEGCKGFFKRSIRKNLVYTCRGSGECAINKLHRNRCQYCRLQRCISLGMKQDSVQCERKPVEVTTREKSVNCAASTEKIYIRKNLCSPLAATPTFMSDKETARSTSLLESSMLLNIQQPFSKMENTILIPASPDKQVDPSQGDLGTLANVVTSLAHLNKAREASDGNDMMGDETLSNGDSSMTDMQGDEQSASDITRAFDTLAKVLHPGDGPAGDSLEATMQLMSGDQSGPVVELEGPILSDSHFPFKLMMPLPVPEYLNVNYICESASRLLFLSMHWARSIPAFQTLGGQDNDINLMKACWNELFALGLAQCSNVMNVGTILSAIINHLQTSLQEDKLSPDRVKLVMEHIWRMQEFCNSMTKLCPDSYEYAYLKAIVLFSPDHPGIDNTPQIERFQEKAYMELQDYVTTSYPEDSYRLSKLLLRLPALRLISAAVTEELFFAGLIGNVQIDSIIPYILKMESTDYNSQAVSGV
- the nr2c1 gene encoding nuclear receptor subfamily 2 group C member 1 isoform X2; protein product: MDGQTQRIQLVSADSNMALGHRIQIVTDQQTGQKIQIVTALEPSSPGKQQFILANADYSPGGKVILAKQEGSPNKVILTSPDGSGVNQLLFASHDLSGQQIQFVTEGSDQSIGKPVVEYCVVCGDKASGRHYGAVSCEGCKGFFKRSIRKNLVYTCRGSGECAINKLHRNRCQYCRLQRCISLGMKQDSVQCERKPVEVTTREKSVNCAASTEKIYIRKNLCSPLAATPTFMSDKETARSTSLLESSMLLNIQQPFSKMENTILIPASPDKVDPSQGDLGTLANVVTSLAHLNKAREASDGNDMMGDETLSNGDSSMTDMQGDEQSASDITRAFDTLAKVLHPGDGPAGDSLEATMQLMSGDQSGPVVELEGPILSDSHFPFKLMMPLPVPEYLNVNYICESASRLLFLSMHWARSIPAFQTLGGQDNDINLMKACWNELFALGLAQCSNVMNVGTILSAIINHLQTSLQEDKLSPDRVKLVMEHIWRMQEFCNSMTKLCPDSYEYAYLKAIVLFSPDHPGIDNTPQIERFQEKAYMELQDYVTTSYPEDSYRLSKLLLRLPALRLISAAVTEELFFAGLIGNVQIDSIIPYILKMESTDYNSQAVSGV